ggaaggagaggacagagctCCAGTCAGAAGGAAGAGTGAGGAGAGAGCTTGGCACCTTTGCAGCAGCAAGTGGTTTGGTATCCGTGATGTCTCTGGCTAGGTAGGGCCTTGCAAGTCCAGATCTTCAGGCTGTGGGGTGCCCCTGGAGGACTGTGGTCGAGGAGCCATTTCTTACATAGCAGTGTGGGTGATGGGCTGGTGAGGGTGAGACCTCGGACAGAAGGCCGCTGTGAGAGTAAGAGGGCAGTGGAGAGGGGGAGAACTGATGGGCAGCGGGGGAGGAGAGGCATGAATCCAGGAGGCTTAGGATCAAGGCCAGGGAATCTTGGTGATAGGAGAAGGTCCAAGGCTGGAACACCAAGAGGAGTGTGTAGTTAGAAACTGCTGCTCGGCACAGGGCAGGACTGAAAAGTATTCATCAGATTTAGAAATTAGGAGCTCGTTGGAGACTTTGGGTAGAATGTTCCAGGCGAGGGTCAGACCTGGATTTCAGTGGGTTGAGTCAAAGAAAGGCAAGGAAGTGGGGATAAACGTAGGTTCCTGTTGAGAGAAGTTTGGCTCTGAAGGGAAAGGAACCAAATCAGTCAGAAGAGAGACAGTCCAATAGAAAAACAGACAAAGGGAATAAAGAGGCAGTTCAAAGAAAGGGAAACCCAAATTATTGTAATCAGAGGTAgtcaggggaatgcaaattaaaatgagatattttatgcCCATTCAGATGAGCACAGATTTTTAAAGTCTGATAGTGCCAAATTTGGCAAATGTGGAGAATGGGGGAAGCTGCCGGTGGGAGTAAATGAGACAGCCACTGTAGGTTGCAGGTGAATGTACCCTCCCGCCCCACAGTTCCACTCCAGGTACAGACACTGGAGCCATGTTTCCAAACTTGAGTCATAACCTATCAGAGGACCATGAAATCAGTTTATTGAGcagctttttgttttaatgaagtaGACTAGAAAATATCAGTTTCGTATTTagtaacattaaatattttatgaaacttTAAAATGCCTGTGTGTATATAGCACGTTGTAGTGTAAAGTGAAATTCTTACCATGGATGTAAGAAACTGCTTTAGAGAAGCCTCCCACACATGGGAGTGGGAGACAGGATAGGAAGAGAGGCTCATTCCAGCCATGGAGCGGAGGAGAAAAAAGGGCCAAAACAATCTCAGTGCCCATCAGCAGGAGATGGGATAAATAAATTGGGGTGTATTCTTACATGAGGATGCTCTGTGGTGATGACAGATGAGCTGGAGCTGCAGACAAACACAGATGACTAGGAGGCAATGCAGGCTGAACAGTTATAGGAGATTCTGTGTGCTgtgatttatgtatattttaaagccAGGTAGTTCATTATATTGCTCATGGACAAATATCATATCGGGGAAATATTATGGTCTAGACCTCAGACCAGTTTTAGAATAGATTCTTTCTGGGTAGGGGAAGTTAAAGGGAGGCTTTTAACTGTgaccttttttcctttaaaaaaatatgaaacgTGTTAAATATGAATGATGGgtattattaagaatttttgaaGGCTACTAATGCCTATTCTCCTCCCAGAGGAGACCTTGTACTTGACTGTCCTTAACAGCTTTTCCAGGCTGTGCCTCATGGGAATTGCAGAGACTCCAGGCTGTGCCACCCTGCTTCCAGCGTCACTGTTTGTCAGCAGTCATCCAGGTACAGGGGGTCCTTTTCCTTTGGATAAGGAGGTGCTCTGAGGAATGTCTCTGtcctctgcctcccaggagcTGCAGCCAACAACGGCATAAGCTCCATGGTGATGGCTTGGACAGCAGGGCTGGGAACCACAGGCTGGGTGAGCCAGGTCAGAGCTCGCAGGATAGGGACAGTCTGCAGAAGCAACTGGGAGGATTCCTTAAACTGCCCCAGGATTTGTACATGTGCATCTTCACTTAGCACCTCCCTTTGGTTCATTTCAGTAGCCAGACAGTTAAAAGTGTGTGTAAACAGTACAAGAGATCAAAATACTTACTTGGGCCGCCTGTGCAGATCATCCAGAGAACATCTGTTAAGCTCCTACCATGTGGCAGATACTTCCGTTCTGTCTGGCTGAAGACAGTTCAACTGCCTGGCAGCATTCTGGATATTAAGTTTTCGGTCTTTCAGAGAATTAGGATCAATTGGATGAGGGTCAGTCCTGTAAGAGTGCTGGcatgaatcccagctctgccccttcccagctTGAACAGATTGCCTGGCCTCTGTAAAGGAAAGATAATACCTACCCCCTCGGGGTACATGGAGTGACTTAATGCACACTTAGCCGGGTGCCTAGCATTTCATCATACAGCAAGCTTATGAGGCGGGAGTATGTGTTATcaccattttgcaggtgaggaaactgaaacaaaagtGTTCAGAATTTGCCTTACAAAACTGAGAGATGGTGTtagaagtcagaatagtggttCTCTTTAAGGGACAAGTGCGTGGGGAGGTAGTAATTGGGAGGGGACACAAGGGGTCTATTTCTTAacctgggtggtggttacatggcTGTACTTACTTAGAGATGACTCATTAAACTCATACTATGATTTGTACcctttatatatgttttattagttaaaaaaaaaagttttaaaaaaagtttgcttgAGTTCACACAGCTTTGAGTGTGATCTGGAATTGAAACCCTCTTATCTGTGACACCACACTGCCTCCCTGGTGGCTGTTGGTATTTCTAGCACTGctgctgggaaggcaggaaaGGTCCATATGTTCTCTCAGAGTAACCACTTTTGAGCTAGGCACCCTTAGCCGAGTGCCCCTTTTTTTGCTACCATAAAACCCAGGATGGAGCCAAGATATAGGCCCTCTGAGCAGCTATTTCTGGAGGCTTCCCACGCCTGGTGGTCACTGGCCCGGCAGCATGGAGGGTAGATGTCCATCCCTGGAAGGCAGCCAGGTTTTACGCTCCTGTTCCCTCAGCAGGAGGAGACCGGCCTGGCATGCTCTGCAGTTTCCGGATCCCTGGGGCCTGGTCCTGTGCATGGTCCCTGAACATCCAGGCAAATAACTGCTTTAGTACAGGTGAGCCACAGCTGACGCCCCACGTGCCCAGGGAGAAGGATTTCACAGACCTTAAACCCCTGCCCACAGTCGTTCCCCGCAGACTGCGAGTAACGCTGTCTCCCCACCCATCTCCGTGTCTGTCAGGTTTGTCTCGGCGAGTCCTGGTGACCAGTGTGGTGACGGGGCACCGGCAGTCCTTCGGGACCAGCAGCGATGTCTTGGCCCAGCAGTTTGCGCTCATGGTTGGTTGGATTGGAAGGGCGTGCATAATACACAGTTTCCCGAGAGTGGACATTTTGCTGGATTGAGATGGGATTCCCTGTGTGGCATCTAGTGGTCCTCcctcttttacagggaaaaagaGGGCAGCAGAAGGACTGATGGGTTACTTGGTGAATAAGTCTGTGCTGAGTGAAATTTGGCTGATTCAGAAATGCTTGGCTCAGCTGGCTTTAAACAACTTCCTGTTTAAATAAATTGTTAGCAGTTCTTGAGTACTTAGATTAGCCAGCAGCACAAGtcctttttttaatgtgtaaatcAAGTACCAATTCATAACACTTAATAGTTTTATATGCAACTGTCAGATACACCTTTTATATGTTAAACAATCAAGATTCTTCTTATTGCTACATTTCAAAGACTTGACCTGTAGAAATGCCACCTTTCTTTAAAAGTGTGGAAGGAGATGTGTCTGCTTTGGACAATAAGCAGAGGTCATTATCCAGGGTTCCTCAGTCATCTTCCCACTCTCTTTGGGACCCAGTGTCTTTATCTggatctttctctctccccttccccactcaccACCCAGCTTCTCACTAAagacctgggaggaggcagggtgcCATCACTTCACAGGGAGGGGGTCAGGGTGAGACCTTAGGTCCCAGTTGCAGCCattggggaggacactggagagacaTGAAGCATCCAGTTCTTTGACCTTTCTAAGGACCCTTCCAACTCCACTGAGGCTCAAACCCTAAGGAACCTGTCTGCGCCTGTACTTCTTACCAGGGGCTGGGataggggaggggaggcaggggtcGTATTCCAGAGGTCTCAACGCTCCCAGCCTTGGTAGGGAGGTACTGAGAAGCCCCTCTTTCCACAGGCTCCCTTGCTGTTTAATGGCTGTCGTTCCGGGGAGATCTTTGCTATTGATCTGCGTTGTCGAAATCAGGGCAAGGGCTGGCAGGCCACCCGTCTGTTCCACGACTCAGCAGTTACCTCTGTACAAATCCTCCAAGAAGAGCAATGTGTCATGGCATCCGACATGGCTGGAACGGTAGGGGTGCCACTGACTTTTTCAGGCTGCTGGAGCTGGTGGCCCAGAGCTCTGCCAGGTGGAAGGGCTCTGCCGAAGAGACCTTCATGCCAGACAGCAGCCGGGAAAAGGCAGTTGGAGACCAGGCGAGTTGTGGGCTGTGCGGGGCTTTGCTGCCCACTGGAAGCCCTGTCCGCTCTAAATAGACGTGAAGCTGGTTCCGGTGCTTTTAATGGAAGCAAAGGCTTAGGAGTTTGAGACTTAGATTTTTCTGACTTGAAGAGTTCTTTGGAGACCGCATCACCCTCTCTAGCTTCCGTGCCTGGGGTTCACCAGCGTACCTGCTAGACCCTCCCTAACAGCCCCTTATGCTTCTTCCCACAGATCAAGCTGTGGGACCTGAGGACCACTAAGTGCATAAGGCAGTATGAAGGGCACGTGAATGAGTATGCCCACCTGCCCCTGCACGTGCATGAAGAAGAAGGAATCGTGGTGGCAGGTACCTGGGGATGAGGAGATCGGTTTCATCAAACACTGTCCCTTAGGTCCCCAGCAACTTAAGTAGACGAGGGAGAAATGACTCCAAAACAAAACCGAATAAAGGAATTTTGGACTCCTGGGGTCAGGGAGATGACAGGATGTAGAATTGGACATTAGTAAACAAGAGTTTAAAGTGCAATAGAACACAGTGACTGAAGAGACCTGGGTGAGGGGTATAAGTCTGTTCACCAGGTGAGCATTCAGTGCAACCCTCATCCCATCATGCAGCTGTCCCGTCGAAGACGTTGGGCTCCCTGTCCTTTTTGCTCTTACATCCACCAGCAGATGCCAAGAAAAGAGATTGAGGTCCTTGAAAGGAATTGATGGCTGGGTCCCTTTAACAGCACTACTGTGAACACATGATTTGCAGAATGGAAGCAGAGCTTCCTAGCACCAAAACCCCTTGAAAGTAATTACAAGTTGATCATAGATTACACTGCTTCTGGGCTATGGAATATTCTGTTAGCATGAAAATTGGACAGTTTCACAGATGAAATAGTAGGCCCTACTATTAAGGGATATGTTCTCAGTCTTCACAGATCCTCAAATTTGCTAATATTCCTACAGGAAGTACCTGTTTGCTGTGAGTTTTTTTGTGTGGCTAAGAAGCATGATTTTGTTAGAACTTTCTTAGGCATTATTTATTACTCTCACCACCAACAGTCTGTTTTCCCCAAGTTTTCATCTCAGAAGAGTTTTTATGTTCTGGATAGTAGAAAATATCCTTGTTGAGAGGCAGATGTGTGTAGTAGGCAGGCTGCAATAATCTTCGAACTGCACAGCCTGAACTGACCCATAGCTGGTCGTAGAGTCATTCAGGTGGTCAAAAGCACACACTGAAATCCATGACATCTAAGGTCTGCCCTCCTCCCTGAAGATCTCCAGTAGCACATGTTGTCTGGGCTGCCGTAACCAATGGTGTCAGGTGTCAGATTCCTCACAACGGTGACGAGGACTATCCGGTCTTGTGTACTGAACCTTATTAAACTAGGAAGCGCTCTGGGGAGGGTTGTCACCTAGTTTGTCCCCAGGATATAATGAAATTAAGAGATCTTCCTGGTTAccatttcatgaaaaagaaatcagttgCATGTCATCTAGACCATGTGGGTTGGGCTCCCTCTTCAGTAGCCCTTGACACCAAGAGAAGCAGGATGCCCACCTGTTAGCCATGGTGCCCCATGAGCCACCCAGTGCCTCTTGTCACTTAGAGTGCCTGCAGTTAGCTGTGGTTTTAGAGACCCAGGGCGACCTGtaactttaattttcaaaaagtacaTCTTATCAGTAGAAATAATTTGGAGTTTGTTTTGGCTCACGTGGACTCATCTTTAGCCCTTAGGAATCATGGGAGAAAACCAGGTCCACAAATTGTCCTCTGCATTCTCTCACTAACCTGCCACCTGCCTTCCCTCTTTCTCAGTGGGCCAGGACTGCTACACGAGAATCTGGAGCCTCCACGATGCCCAGCTGCTCAGAACcataccctcccctcaccccacctccaaGGCCGACATTCCCAGCGTGGCCTTCTCTTCTCGGCTTGGGGGCTTCCAGGGAGCGCCGGGGTTGCTCATGGCCGTCCGGCAGGACCTTTACTGCTTCTCCTATAGCTAATTCTGAGGGTGCAGCCTGGAGGGAGGTGGATGTGACTCAAGGGAGTGAAGAGTAGCCATGTTTTTGCCACAACTGCTGTTTGCAATgaggttattttgttttaaatggatgCTCCATGTATGCATATCCCATCCATCCGTCCAGCTGTGGGGGAACGGGTGCTATGTTTTATGTGGAGACACTTCAGTAAAGTTATTTCAGTTAAGTTGTGGGCTCAGAAGGCTTTAAAGTCCTTTTCATAAAAGGTacctatttccttttcttgttgaATTCCTTAGAATACCCCCtcccgcttttttttttttttttttttaacaaaaagtacTTTTCTAAGGGCTTAAGATTGACAATAATTAAAGCTTCTTCTTTCACCAAAAGCCCTTTCAAGAAACCTAATGATGAGGCCAGGCAAGACTGTCGGAGCCGGTGCCTGGGTCCCAGAAATATGCATGTGTACTTACAGTCAGCTGGAGAGCAGGGGAAGTCATTTctctgagaatctagagaaagATTTAAGGCTAGAGTTGGAAATCATGAAAGCAGCCTTTTCAAACTCACTCTATATTAGTATCAGATGTCTGGGATTCTCCTTTATTACCATTCATAGGCATTGGAAAGAAAGATGGTTCTTTTTAGATGTTAGAGGTTTTAAACAGGCCTTACCATGCCTTCGTTGAGGCACCTTCCAGAATGTTAGGTACAGCAGCTCCTGTTTCTATCATGGTGACTTCAGTGTCAGGTTCAGGGGGccccatctcaaaaaaaaaaaaaaaaaaaaaaaactggcttttGACTTTTTGTCATCTAGGAGAAGCAGTTTGTGAGATGTTTATACAAAGTGTTAAAGAGCCAGTGTTTCTACCAAACAATAAACTAGAAAGAACCAGGGCATGGTGTGTTGCTTTTGTTAATAACTTAGAAGATCATGATGCTTGGCTGCTGTAGCAGCAGGCCAGCTACAGTAACATCTCAAATCTTAGGGCAAAAGGGCAGAGACTGAGACCAGCTTCAGTGGCTCTGCTGGAGAGCTTCCACTTGCCCCTGCAGATCCACTCCATGCCCAAGAGGCTGGCCTCTGTGGACATCAGGTTCAGCCAGTGGGATGAAGCAGCAGGAAAGCAGAGGGCAGGAGAGTGAGGTGGGATTGTTAGTTCCCAGGCTCCCCTCCTGCTGGGCTGAGGCTCTCTTCCTCCGTGGGAACACAGCTCTCTGTTTCCAACAACTCTCCATTTGTCCCTTCAGACCTATAGCGAGATAACTACCTCAGTGTTGCTAGCCCGGGATGCTTCACCAATTAAACTCTCTTCAGTTACCCCCTTGAGTGTTACATATCTGTCCTGTCAGAACCCTCCTACAACTTAATGTACAGAGAACGAAATCCAAAAAAACAGGAGAGTATGAGATTGATCGTCTGATGGATGAGCTGAATGTTAATAACGTATTTTTAGCGccttatgttttataaataacttgCCCCCATCTTACCTGATTTGACCCTTATAACAACCTGTGAAGGAGGTACGACAGTAGTAGTAATACTAAAATTATTAGCATCATTTTCTGGGCACAGAGAAATTGAATGATTTGCCTTCCATCACAGACCTGTTAAGTGGAGAGTTGGGACTTGGAACCAGAAGAGGTCACATTCTCTAGGCTGTGTGAAAAGTGGTTAAATTTAGCTGAGAAGTTGATTAAGCACTTTGGTGTGTTTGTTTGTCTGGTATGTTTGCTTGTTAGAGTGTCCTGAAAATTAGTATGTTACACAGTCTGGAAGCGTTTTTCACTTGCAAGTCTATTAGGGCATTTTGCCCTTCCCCCAGGTGACAGTGAAAGGTAGAGAATGAACAGGCAATGGTGAAAGCAGCACTGAGCTCAAATAAACCCTTTGCCGTTTGCTTGCTTGTAGCCTTCTAAACAGAGGACAGCAGTGGCACAAACTGGTTACCAGAAATGCCCACGGATAAACACCTGCCTCACGCTCCATCCTCCTCTGCAGCCACCCTAGGATCCAGCTGGCCCCGCCTGCTCTGGAAAGCACTGGCGGCTGCCTTCTGGTCCCGAAGCAAGGGGACCCGGAAGTGTCCTTTGAAACCAAGTTAGCCCCAGTTACCTGTCAGCCCTTGTTCTGTCCTGGTCTAAATCTTCCACACAACCAGCTCCGAAAACAACTGCAGGATGAACTCAGTCTCTTCCTCTATTTCTCCATTAGTAGGTGTTGGTAAAAACCCCTGGGCCCACTTTTTTAAGTCTTCCTCCCCAGGCCACTGCCACAGGAGTGACCGTCCCAAAAGATCCCTGCATTTAGTGGCTTCTTGGGCCTCAGAATAGAAGGTGCGGCCTCCTGAGATTTGACCCCATGTGCTTCACCTTGTTACCCCTGCTCCACCTCCCACCTGGTGCTCTCAGGACATGCTTCCAGTCCCTCCCTCATCTGGGCCTCTGCTCCAGCTGTCCTCCACTCGGCTTCATCTATAAAAGGCCAGCTATTAAGTCTCAGCTTCACAGAAACCTCCAGCACTTGCCACAGCCAGACACAGTACACTGAATGAACAATTTCTGCCATCATTACTTCCTTATCATTCTTAGGACCCTATGAAGTAGGTGAAGGTCACTCCaatatactgaagaaaaaaactgaaaagaaagcaatttgcccaaggtcatctactagtgagtggcagagccggCAGGGTCTCCGGCTCAAGTCCAAGAATGTATTAGGCCCCTTGTGTTTGACGGAATGGAATTTCTGCTTTTCCTCTGGAAGGAAACAacctttttttcactttatttttacttaaccTCTGGAAGGTTAACATCTCTTCAAcgtaattttcctttcttctttcctcaagACCAGCCACTTCTGTCTCCTGCAGGTGACTTCTGGACACATCTCCCTGCTTGTTCCTATCACCCACGCACCTGCACTCCtggcttcatttaaataaaagctGCTGCAAGAGCAGGGAGGACACTGGATGTGCGGGCAAGAAAGGAACTGCCAACGGCTCTGACACTGGGCTACCTCCCCTTCTCTCTACTGGTCTGACCAGCGTAAGGGGGAGAGTTCAGAAAGCTTTTCTGCATCATTCCTATGTGGTCAGGCCAACTCAAATGCCCCCGGACAACAGGACCAGCAGCCAGGCCACCCTGTACACATCCCGCCTCCCCAGACCCTCCCCACCTTGCCCCCCTTgcccagaaaatagaagagaaggacaAGAGGAACaggagcaggaaagagaaagatgggAGAAAAGATGGGGCACAGAAGGGAGGGGACAGTGACAAAGAGCAGACAGTGGAGAGCGGGGGCTGTTCAACAGGAGGTGGACAGACCAGGCAGGGCAGAGGAGCAAAGAGCGAGTGACAGGGGCAAAGGTGGAAAACAATTTCTCCCCAGTGTTTCCAGAGGTCACTAGTGACACCTAGTCTCTTCTGTGAGAGAGGTCCCCAGGGGATTGAGGTGTTTACAGTTAAAATATTACCGTCTCTCACTTGGCTTTTGCTCTGAGAGCCACCAGCTACTTTCCCATCAATTAGAAAGAGGCAGCAAGATGTGCTGATGGAGGAAAAAGGCAGCAAGTCCACATTCCGCAGAAGATTCCTTTATGACGGCGCGTTTGATAATACACGGTACTAGGGCAGGGCCTCAGCCACTGGGCcatgggaggcaggaagggaacaGGTCTGCAGAGGACCGACACATTCCAGGGCTCATGTCACAGTGACACTCACATCAAAAATGACCGCCACATACCTCCCTGAAGCTCGGCCCACCCACCAGTCAACCAAGAACGATGTTGCTTTTAATTCTTCGTTTTTGGCCACTGAAGATAAA
This DNA window, taken from Camelus dromedarius isolate mCamDro1 chromosome 5, mCamDro1.pat, whole genome shotgun sequence, encodes the following:
- the DCAF4 gene encoding DDB1- and CUL4-associated factor 4 isoform X2 codes for the protein MHKSSWQNRRHGRRSHSQNPWFRQHGSNERHNAEAQQSPRHSSHCDDEAPSTSSGTAGSSSVPDLPGYYYDPEKKRYFRLLPGHNNCNPLTKESIRQKEMESKRLQLLEQEDKQGKKIARLGFNASSLLQKSKLGFLNVTSYCRLAHELRVSCMQRKKVQIQSSDPSALASDRFNLILADTNSDRLFTVNDVKVGGSKYGIINLRGLKTPALRVHMHENLYFTNRKVNAVCWASLNHLDSHILLCLMGIAETPGCATLLPASLFVSSHPGGDRPGMLCSFRIPGAWSCAWSLNIQANNCFSTGLSRRVLVTSVVTGHRQSFGTSSDVLAQQFALMAPLLFNGCRSGEIFAIDLRCRNQGKGWQATRLFHDSAVTSVQILQEEQCVMASDMAGTIKLWDLRTTKCIRQYEGHVNEYAHLPLHVHEEEGIVVAVGQDCYTRIWSLHDAQLLRTIPSPHPTSKADIPSVAFSSRLGGFQGAPGLLMAVRQDLYCFSYS
- the DCAF4 gene encoding DDB1- and CUL4-associated factor 4 isoform X1 — translated: MHKSSWQNRRHGRRSHSQNPWFRQHGSNERHNAEAQQSPRHSSHCDDEAPSTSSGTAGSSSVPDLPGYYYDPEKKRYFRLLPGHNNCNPLTKESIRQKEMESKRLQLLEQEDKQGKKIARLGFNASSLLQKSKLGFLNVTSYCRLAHELRVSCMQRKKVQIQSSDPSALASDRFNLILADTNSDRLFTVNDVKVGGSKYGIINLRGLKTPALRVHMHENLYFTNRKVNAVCWASLNHLDSHILLCLMGIAETPGCATLLPASLFVSSHPAGGDRPGMLCSFRIPGAWSCAWSLNIQANNCFSTGLSRRVLVTSVVTGHRQSFGTSSDVLAQQFALMAPLLFNGCRSGEIFAIDLRCRNQGKGWQATRLFHDSAVTSVQILQEEQCVMASDMAGTIKLWDLRTTKCIRQYEGHVNEYAHLPLHVHEEEGIVVAVGQDCYTRIWSLHDAQLLRTIPSPHPTSKADIPSVAFSSRLGGFQGAPGLLMAVRQDLYCFSYS
- the DCAF4 gene encoding DDB1- and CUL4-associated factor 4 isoform X4; translation: MHENLYFTNRKVNAVCWASLNHLDSHILLCLMGIAETPGCATLLPASLFVSSHPAGGDRPGMLCSFRIPGAWSCAWSLNIQANNCFSTGLSRRVLVTSVVTGHRQSFGTSSDVLAQQFALMAPLLFNGCRSGEIFAIDLRCRNQGKGWQATRLFHDSAVTSVQILQEEQCVMASDMAGTIKLWDLRTTKCIRQYEGHVNEYAHLPLHVHEEEGIVVAVGQDCYTRIWSLHDAQLLRTIPSPHPTSKADIPSVAFSSRLGGFQGAPGLLMAVRQDLYCFSYS